In Ailuropoda melanoleuca isolate Jingjing unplaced genomic scaffold, ASM200744v2 unplaced-scaffold4913, whole genome shotgun sequence, the genomic stretch GTGGTTGCAGGGCATCTGTCCTGTGTCATGTTGAGATGGTCCCCCTACACCAAACACAGGGGCCCGGGCTCCACCTGCACAGGGGTGTCCATCCATCACCCTTGGAACAAACGAACGGTCCTTATGCCCAAGAGTGACACACACTTTTCAACAGTCAATCTCTTTAAGCATTTATTAGACACCTATTAGGTGCTCTCCACCAGCCTTCGGGGATAGAGAACTGAATGACTGGGTGTCCCTGGCCTCAAGGGGCTCACAGCCCATCTCTGCAGGGCAGAGCCAAGGGGAAGCTCAGTACTTGTCAGGCAGGCCAGGGGGTCGGAAGTGGTTGGGGTCGTTGCCACTGCGGCCCCATTCATTGGCTGCCTGGTCAGCTTTCGAGTCCTCCACTCCGTGGCCGCTGTCTCCATGCTTGAAAAAGTCTGTGACTCTCTGAGAATTCTCTCTGGCGTCGCTAGAATGGAGGGAGGCAGGTAAGAGAGTCATCAGGGGCTGAGGAGCAACCGCCCACGGCCCCCACCGATCTCTCTTCTTCCCAAGGGTTGGCTGAGAGGAGCCAAGGCCAGAGGGGCTGAAAGTCTGACCCTGCTCCAGGCACAGCCCACCTCAGCCCAGGCTGGTCCCCTTGCCCCTAGCGGGAGGGTAGGGAGTCACCCATTCCCACTGGCCTTGCTCTGGCTCTGCCAGCCACTCAGACCCCACGCTGGgcacagaggggagggtgggcaaGAGGAGGAGGGGCCACAGCCTGTACAGGAAACTTGTCTAGGGCTTGgtccctcttttctctctaagGCAGCCATGCTCAgctcacccatccctccatccccaggGCCCATGTTACCTGATGACTTTAgcagcccaggcacccccagggccCCTTTGTGCAGCGTCATAGTTCCCCCGGGCGTGGAAGTATTTGTCTGAATTTTTGTAATTGGCTTCTCTCATGTCAGAGTAGGCTCTCAACATGTCCCAAGGCCCCTGCAGAGAAAAGGACAAGGCAAAATGGATATCGGGTGGACAGAAAGCTGGTGACACACCATAGGGAAGAATCCAGGAACGCCAAATCTACCACTGACTCAAGATTTCTGCCTGTGCTCCCAGCACCCTGGGGCCCCATGGGCTGAGAAGAACAAGCCTTCCTCCTAGCTGGGTTCCCCAGGGTGTCTGGTGCGCATGCTGTGGGCAGGGCACAGCTGCGCTGCACCTGCGTCTGTCCCTGCGCTGTCTCTGTGCTCCATCCACTCGGCTCTACCTGAGCTGTTCAAGGACAGGAGGGAGATGTTATAGGACAGGATCTCTCAACTTCAGCACCACGGAAATTtggggccagatcattctttgttgcTCACGCCCGTCTGGAGACTGCAGCATGTGTACCAGCATTCCTGACCCCCGCCCCCTAGATGTGGGCAGCATAGTCCCCGAGGGTCACAACCAGAAAGGTTTCCAGACACTGCCAAATATCCCTAGGACACTGCCAAATGTCCCCAGGACACAAAATTGCCCTTGGTCGGGCAGCACTGTTGCGGAATGAAGCACAGATTGTAAGGTCCACCAGGGGACTCGGGTAAGGGAGGAGGTGACGGGGAAGGCAGATTCTGAGAACGGCCCAGGAGTACAGTGCTTCTGCCCCAAGTCTTAGGAAACCTATTCTTGCAGAGGGAAGGCTCATGATTGTGACCCAAGTCCCTCTGAGTGTTAGGGGCAGAAATGGCATCCCAACGACTGTCTAAATAGTCTGGACCGACGTGTGGCAGCTTGAGGAAGCAAATGCTGGAGCCCTGGCCCATCAGCCTTCCTGGGCTGCCCTTTCTAATCCCCTGGGAGCTCTGAAAGTCCTGCTGGCCAGTCACACCCCAGGCCAGTGACCTGAGACtccttgggggcgggggtggatcTCAGGCATCAGGGCTTTGTAATGCTCTCCAGGTGAGTCCAACACGTACCAGAGAGTGAGAGCCACCCAGCTTCAGGAAGTAGCCCTCAGACACATCCACCTGGCAGGAGCTCTGAACTCACCCACAGCTGGGTTCTGACCTTCACTCTGCCACCTGCGGACTGGCAGTTAGTCCCTGGACAAGGACTCAGCTGctctaagcctcagcttcctccccttCACGTGGGGAAGATGCCTGCCTGCCGAGGAGTTCTGAAGCCATAGTGGGAGAGCACCTGTCCCAGCTTGCCCAAGTGTCCCCGTTTGCCTCGAAGTCCCCCAGTTAGCACTGACAGTGTCATGGAAAAGTCCTCAGAC encodes the following:
- the LOC117799416 gene encoding serum amyloid A-2 protein, whose amino-acid sequence is MKLFTGLMICSLVLGISGQWYSFFREAAQGKLGPWDMLRAYSDMREANYKNSDKYFHARGNYDAAQRGPGGAWAAKVISDARENSQRVTDFFKHGDSGHGVEDSKADQAANEWGRSGNDPNHFRPPGLPDKY